ATTATTTCTTGAGCCCGCGCAAGCAGGCGTGGAGCGTTCCGAAAAACTGGGCGAAATCGAACCTGTGGCTGCAAAAGGTGATCGTTGGCGCAGACGTCCACATCGATGGGCTGGAGAATATTCCGGACGGTCCCTACATCTGTGCGCCGAAGCACCAGTCCTTCTGGGACACCTATGCCTTCCTGCCGCACATCGCCGATCCGGTCTATATTCTCAAGCGGGAGCTGACCTGGATTCCGCTGTTTGGCTGGTACATCCAGAAAATGAAAATGGTGCCGATCGATCGCGGCAAGCGTTCGGCAGCCATGAAAGTGGCGGTCAGGGGAGCGCGCGAAGCTGTCGCAGGAGGGCGGCAGCTGATGATTTACCCCGAGGGCACACGGACGTCGCCGGGTGCGCCGCCGCATTACAAATACGGCGTCGCGCATATCTATGGCGAACTCGGTGTTCCCGTCGTTCCGATCGCGCACAATGCCGGGCTCTATTGGCCGCGGCGCAAGTTCATGCGCTATCCCGGCGTCATCCGCTGCCGTATTCTGCCGCCGATCCAGCCGGGGCTCGACAATGACGCGTTTTTGAAGAAGCTCGAAGAGGTCACGGAAGCTGCCTGCGACGAGCTCCTGATCGAAGCAGCGAAGTCGGACAATCCACCGCCCATGCCACCGACAGCGGTCAGGCGGCTGAAAGAACTCGGGGTCCAGGGTCCGTCGATATTCACGCTCTGACGGCCTGCAAACGGCGTTCTTCTGCGCTCCAGTGCTCACGTACCTTAAAGTACGCTGCGCTCCGGTGCTCGAAAACCACCGTTTTCGGCTCGTCAGAGCGTGAATCTCAACGGACCCTCGTCGGGAGCAAGATTCAAGACACCCCACCCCGGACCTTGCGGTCCGACCCTCCCCATCGAGGGGAGGGTGGAGGTTGTGCCTCGCCTATTGCCGGGCGAGCTTCTGCGCAGGTTTGTCCCGTCCAAGGTTCTGCAGCTCGATATCAGTGATGGCGACCTTGCCGCTCCCCTTGGGGAAGACGAGTTTCAGCTCTTTGAGGCTGGTTGTGTCAATGCCCTCAAAGGCGGCAAGCGGGATGGCGACCATGTTCAGAAGCTGTGGCACCGACTTCGCCCATAACGCATCATCCGTACGATCCGTCATCGGGATGTCTTTGCTCGGATCGTCCTTTTTCGGTCCGCTCACAGCTTTAAGAGCCAGCGTATTGTAAAGCGCATCGCTGTAATCGCTTGCCGTCACAGTTGCCGTCTTGCCGGTGCTGTCGGTCATTGACACCAACACTTCTTGACCCATCGGCCAGACCACCGCGATGCGGAAGGTCAGCGAATCCACGCCTTTTGTTGAGAGGCCGGCTAGATCAGTGATTATGGTCGCATTCGGCTTCGACCAGGCGAGTTCGGCATGATCGGCAATTGACAAAAATCCTATTCCCCTCGCGCCATCAGGATTGCTATGGCTCCACCAGCCGAGTGGGTATGCAAAGTCTTTCAGTGCATCGCTGCTCTTGCCCCCGACATCGAAGCATTTGGTGCGTTCATAAACCCATGAACCGTTGGCCGGACCGATGGGCATGTTACAGCGTACGAGTCCATTGTCATCGAAGCCCGAGTACGTTACTGCGCCGCCCAGCTGATTCCTTTTGAGACTGTCGGCCTGCGCAAAGCGCTGGATAAGTTTCCGCCTGTAATCACCCTTTTGTACTGTCAGCACAGTACGCTCATCGCAGGTCTTCTTGTCCTCCTCACAAGCGGCTTCGGGCAATTGCGCTGTTCCGTTCCAGTAGGCTGCGAACTTCTGCTCGCCTCCGACATGATAGCGCATGAAGGAATTAATGAGGAAAAGCCCGTTGCGCTCTTGGTTCGGCCGACTCAGACGAACGCTGTCTTTGCGACCGTCATCGCAATAGGCGGCGTTGGCCGCTTCACCATCATCGCCCCACTTGCGATTGTAGAAATCGTGGTTCGCTCCTTTCACGAAAATCTGATACCGCGGTGCGGAGTCGGTTTGAGGACCATAGCGGTTGTTATCATAGGAGCGAGCTCCTTCAAGATTTGTCACATCGCCATCACAGGAAGGTAGCAAGTTTGCGAGCGGAACATTGGTCAGACCTAGATTGCTGTCGGCGTTTGTTGGGGCCAGCATGAAAGCCGCCTTGAAATCATAGGGGAGTGCCGTTTCCCGACCGGCGGCATAAGAAAGACTGTATTTTTCAGCGGCAGCCTTGAGTTTGGGATCGTCAATACTGGCCGGCACCGCTTTTGCTGGCTTCCCTTCCACTGCCGGTTGCGTGGTGGCCGGTATAACCGTGGCCGCCAAGTCAGGGAAAAGCTCCCTCAAGGGAAAATGACCGGCGATCAGAAGGGCTTTGACTGCTTCAGCATCACCAGTCAACATTCCGCCAAGTAACGATCCTCTGTATCTTTCATACGTGACTTCGAATTTTTCCTCATCAATGCTGGCCGGCACGACCTTCGCTGGTGTTGCCTCTACTGCGGGTTGAGTGGACGCCGGCGTCACGGCGGCGGCAAGGTCCGGATATTTAATGAACGCCCAAGCCGTTGGATTGGCCATTAGCACATCCTTCAAATCGTCCACACTGACCCCAACCCGGGTCTGATTATACTTGATCGCATTGGAAACACCTTGCCCGCCGCGCGAATGGCCCATGATGCCAATACGATCGAAATCCAGCTTGCCCTTCAAGAGATCAAGCGCCCCGGGCTTGCCATCCTTGTCGATCTGACCGTTCATGTCGATCTGGCGCAGCAGATCCAAGGTTCCCAAGATTAGCTGTCCGCGAGACTGGCTCGTTCGATCGCCCATATTGTTGTTAGTGTCAGCGTCGATTGAGAGAACGACATAACCGTGGGTGGCCAACTCTTCGGCGAGATAATCATAGCCCATGTAGCTTTGACTTGCGCCCATTCCGTGCTCAAAGACGATGATGGGGTAACGTGATTTCGGGGCGAGGAGGCTGATGGCTTCCCGGGGATAACGTACCCAGCCTCTGATTGGAGCAATGAAGATTGAATCGTCTTTCGTTGAAATAACGTCCGTGCCGTTCGATTTTGATACGAGGTTGCCCAGATCGTAAACATAGGCTGGTGTCGAAGAAAACGTCGCGCCGCCCGCCGTATCAGGCGCGATTTCGGTAAAGCGCCCGACCTTTGTGGCGAGCGGAATGGCAAGGCCGCCGCCGGTCTGCGGCTGCGTGTCGGGTTCAGTGCCGGGAACGACTGTCACCGTGCCCTTGACCGGCTCGTCCTTCGGAATGTCCGCCGTAACTGCCGTTTGTACCGGCGGCACATCGAATGTCGAGCCGGCGGTCGGCGTCTTATCCTCATTGCAGCCTGATAAAGCGCCAACAAGCAGTGCCGATATGCACGCTGTTTGTGCAAGCCTGCACGCCAGGCGCGTGTGGGGTTTCAACCATTGCGTCATTGTAAATAATTCCTTCAACTGAAGGTCGCATTCTGAAAATAATCGACCGTGAAATGACAAAAATATGAGTTGGCGAATAATTATGTGGATGCGGGACGTGCATCCCGCATCAATCATGTAAGCAATGATCGTGCCAATTTGTTTAGTGGGGGATTTTAAGGCGCAAAAGCCCTCCCTCTCCGTTATCCCCGGGCTTGACCCGAAGGAGCCACACTTCGTGTCAAAACAAGAATTCAACGCTGCAATCTGGAAATTCCCATGGGTCCTCGGGTCAAGCCCGGGGATAACGGAGAGGGAGTAGCCACGGATGGCGGAGAGGCCGAAGATGAGATAATTCAGAGAGGTGGAGGATGGGAAAATGCGGAAGAACACCTCTGCAGGCATAAAAAAAGCTCCATCGTGACGTGGAGCTTTTCTCAACTTATGCGAACGCGTTGAATTACTCGGTGCTGCCTGCAGCGGCCTTCTTGGCCTTCTTGGCTTTGTACTTGTCGAAGCCATGCAGTTCGCCGGGCTTGCGTTCCTTCGGAGCCTTCTTCGGCTTTTCTGTGGTCCAGCCTTCCGGTTTTGCCTTGGCTGGCTTGGCCGCCCAATCAGTTCTGGGCTTCTCATCATTGGAGCGCGACTTGCGATTGTCGAATTCGCGCTTCTCGCCAAATTGCTTCTTCGGCTTGAAGTCGCCGCCCTCAGTGCGACGCGGCGATGAAGGGCCGGCGCCTTCGCTGCGGGTGATGTTCACACCCTTTTCGCCGGTGCCATACTGCTTGATCCGCGCCATGAAGGCATCGGCCTTGCTGGCGGTGATCTCGAAACGCGTCTCCGTCTCGAGGATCTTGATTGAGCCGACATCGGTCTTGGTGATATCGCCGGCCTTGCAGATTAGCGGCAGGAGCCAGCGCGGCTCGGCGCGCTGCTTGCGGCCAACGCTCAAGGAAAACCATGCGCCGCTTTCGAACTGCTCAAAGCGATCCGAGCGCGACGTGCGCTCGCCGCGGCCAGGACGATCCTCGAAGCTGCCTTTGCGGATCGGTTCGAGTACATGCGACGGCGTGTTGGAGAGTTCTTCCGGGGCAGGGCGCGCAGCCATCTGCTGG
This is a stretch of genomic DNA from Phyllobacterium zundukense. It encodes these proteins:
- a CDS encoding lysophospholipid acyltransferase family protein, producing the protein MTIIRSITFNTFFYLNLIIRMIIFTPYYFLSPRKQAWSVPKNWAKSNLWLQKVIVGADVHIDGLENIPDGPYICAPKHQSFWDTYAFLPHIADPVYILKRELTWIPLFGWYIQKMKMVPIDRGKRSAAMKVAVRGAREAVAGGRQLMIYPEGTRTSPGAPPHYKYGVAHIYGELGVPVVPIAHNAGLYWPRRKFMRYPGVIRCRILPPIQPGLDNDAFLKKLEEVTEAACDELLIEAAKSDNPPPMPPTAVRRLKELGVQGPSIFTL
- a CDS encoding alpha/beta hydrolase family protein, which encodes MPAEVFFRIFPSSTSLNYLIFGLSAIRGYSLSVIPGLDPRTHGNFQIAALNSCFDTKCGSFGSSPGITEREGFCALKSPTKQIGTIIAYMIDAGCTSRIHIIIRQLIFLSFHGRLFSECDLQLKELFTMTQWLKPHTRLACRLAQTACISALLVGALSGCNEDKTPTAGSTFDVPPVQTAVTADIPKDEPVKGTVTVVPGTEPDTQPQTGGGLAIPLATKVGRFTEIAPDTAGGATFSSTPAYVYDLGNLVSKSNGTDVISTKDDSIFIAPIRGWVRYPREAISLLAPKSRYPIIVFEHGMGASQSYMGYDYLAEELATHGYVVLSIDADTNNNMGDRTSQSRGQLILGTLDLLRQIDMNGQIDKDGKPGALDLLKGKLDFDRIGIMGHSRGGQGVSNAIKYNQTRVGVSVDDLKDVLMANPTAWAFIKYPDLAAAVTPASTQPAVEATPAKVVPASIDEEKFEVTYERYRGSLLGGMLTGDAEAVKALLIAGHFPLRELFPDLAATVIPATTQPAVEGKPAKAVPASIDDPKLKAAAEKYSLSYAAGRETALPYDFKAAFMLAPTNADSNLGLTNVPLANLLPSCDGDVTNLEGARSYDNNRYGPQTDSAPRYQIFVKGANHDFYNRKWGDDGEAANAAYCDDGRKDSVRLSRPNQERNGLFLINSFMRYHVGGEQKFAAYWNGTAQLPEAACEEDKKTCDERTVLTVQKGDYRRKLIQRFAQADSLKRNQLGGAVTYSGFDDNGLVRCNMPIGPANGSWVYERTKCFDVGGKSSDALKDFAYPLGWWSHSNPDGARGIGFLSIADHAELAWSKPNATIITDLAGLSTKGVDSLTFRIAVVWPMGQEVLVSMTDSTGKTATVTASDYSDALYNTLALKAVSGPKKDDPSKDIPMTDRTDDALWAKSVPQLLNMVAIPLAAFEGIDTTSLKELKLVFPKGSGKVAITDIELQNLGRDKPAQKLARQ